From Megalobrama amblycephala isolate DHTTF-2021 linkage group LG8, ASM1881202v1, whole genome shotgun sequence, the proteins below share one genomic window:
- the LOC125273324 gene encoding adenosine receptor A1 gives MEQELLLGMAKMSTVTVTESWEKADLVYISIESTIALASVLGNVLVVLVVGMNQALRDPTFCFIVSLALADIAVGVLVIPLAVVISLGLNTQFYTCLFISCLLVIITQSSILSLLAIAIDRFLRVKIPTRYNIIVTQRRAWVAVGLCWLISFLTGLVPMAGWHRSPPANVSTTSIQCQFTNVMRMDYMVYFNFFVWVVVPLTIMIGLYAEIFRVICRQLNRRAEATCDSSKYYRKELKLAKSLALVLFLFALCWLPLHIMNSIVFFCPTCTVPKSALYVGIFMSHVNSALNPLVYAFRIQRFRDTLIHIIQRFVLCKSPSQHGPGPITEKTQVQ, from the exons ATGGAACAGGAACTACTTCTAGGGATGGCGAAGATGTCAACGGTCACAGTAACTGAGAGCTGGGAGAAAGCGGACCTGGTGTACATCTCCATTGAGAGCACTATCGCCCTGGCGTCGGTGCTTGGGAATGTGCTGGTGGTCTTGGTGGTGGGCATGAACCAGGCTCTTAGAGACCCGACCTTCTGCTTTATTGTCTCTCTGGCGCTGGCCGATATTGCGGTCGGCGTTCTTGTCATTCCGCTAGCGGTGGTCATCAGCCTGGGTCTCAATACACAATTTTACACCTGCCTCTTCATTTCCTGCCTTCTCGTCATCATCACCCAAAGCTCCATACTGTCCCTGTTGGCCATCGCCATCGACCGCTTCCTACGCGTCAAAATCCCGACCAG GTACAACATCATTGTTACGCAAAGGCGGGCATGGGTAGCTGTGGGTTTGTGCTGGCTCATCTCATTTCTGACTGGCTTAGTGCCTATGGCCGGCTGGCACCGCAGTCCACCCGCAAATGTCAGTACGACGTCCATCCAATGCCAGTTCACCAACGTCATGCGCATGGATTATATGGTCTACTTCAACTTCTTCGTTTGGGTGGTGGTGCCCCTGACCATCATGATTGGACTGTACGCCGAGATCTTCCGCGTGATCTGCCGCCAACTCAATCGTCGAGCCGAAGCTACTTGCGACTCGAGCAAGTACTACCGCAAAGAGCTGAAACTGGCAAAGTCGTTAGCACTAGTTCTGTTTCTTTTTGCGCTCTGCTGGCTGCCGCTTCATATAATGAACAGTATTGTGTTTTTTTGCCCAACATGCACAGTGCCCAAGAGTGCTTTATATGTGGGCATCTTTATGTCACACGTTAACTCCGCACTCAACCCGCTGGTATATGCGTTCCGCATCCAGCGCTTCcgtgatacactgattcatatcATCCAGCGATTTGTGCTCTGTAAAAGTCCAAGTCAGCACGGTCCTGGACCAATTACGGAGAAAACCCAAGTTCAATAG